The window gagcagccccaggctgggagCCCGAGGGCACCAGCAAGATGGAtacacttggggacactgggagagagcggggacagactgggatcagctggggggaactgggagagagaggggagggatggggtggccttgggagggactgggaatggactgggaaggactggggtggcactcagagagatgggaggggatggggggcactgggagggaggatggaggtctaggagtgaactgggaatggactgggagggactggggcggcactgggaggaactgggaacgAAGTGCGCGGCACTGGGAGGCCGAGTCCAGTGCGGGGCACTCGGCGCTGcgggtctgcctggcaactgatgaGTCATCAGAGACACacgctctgattggctgagaggCGGCAGCACCACGCTAGGCTGAGATGGACAgccgggaggcactgggagagactgggatggactgggagagccacgggggtcagtggcagggacacaaggtctcggggatgggcacaaggagggctgagggctctgggccgattccagggaggttttgaggggctccagggtcattgccagggcagggcccgAGGGGACACGCTCTGCCCCGCGCTCACCTCGGCGCTCCGTGAGGAACGGGCTGAGATACTCGTGGTTGTACCGGCACAGCCAGTCCGCCGCAGCCCTTTTTTGCTCCATAACGTCTGGGTCGCTGTTCCAatacctggctgctgtctccccATAGGGGGTGAACCCCAAAAAGTGCCCCACGTCGCAGTCGAACATCGCGTACTGCTCCCGATTGTAGATGAACCTGCTCAGGTACCTCACCTTCTCCGTGCCGTTCATGAAGTGACACTCGGACTTTCCCACGTACTGGAacacccctgtgtgtgcaggacacaggtccgggggtgcccccccagcacccccggAGCTCCGGGATCCACCCCGGATCCCCACTCCACACCGCCCGTGGCCCAGGGCGACCATGGATCCCTCCTGCCCGAGCTgccacttcctcttttccacccTTCCCCCATTTGCCCTTCCACATCCTCTCCCCTTCTACCTCCAACCTCTTCCCAACTCACTTTTGGGATCCCATTCTCCTCTTTCCCAccctttcccacccttttctaacaatccccagccccccctgccgctcagttttggggtcctaccctccccttttccccactttcccaccctctcccaccccttcctcacctgcccccaatcctcagcccctcccgctCTTCCTTTCggggtcccctcctcctcctgcccctgcaatttcgggctcccaccgcccccttttccccattctcccccctgtcccaccgcctcccgccccccccgctctcccgagagctccgcgcccgcagccgggggggctcccagcaccaccagtgccaccagtacggccccagctgccgccactcgccccatggccagcgccgcccagggagcaccagccccagagcggccgcgctgcgctggcagcaccagtccggagcagcgcgggctcagcagcgccgcgcgctctcattggctccgagcacttttgggcaccgattgccgaggctctgccacacaaccgatgactcctcaactcctcgcgctcccattggctgcagcGCGTTTTGGCTGCGTTTGGATTGGCTGAGCGGTTCCGGgacgctgcagccccggctggggcttttccaggcacggggagccttggggcgctgcgcagctgggagctcagctgtgcccagaaatgtgtgcccggctgcgcggggtctcaggggtgcccGTGGCGAGGGGTGACGCTGGCCCCatgccaggcaccccccagagccgctctgtccctgccccccgcAGCCGCACAGGGACAGCAAATGGAACCGAGggttcctgcctggggacaaggagcgggagagatcCCTCAGCAAATCCGGCACGGGCACAACAGACCCGGcccgggcacagggagggaatttattaccaaccaaatcacaccaggacaaggagaggggaaagaaatctctccaACACGTTCCCCCCACCCAACCGGGATCACCCAGAACGGGGtcaccggggctctgcccaacggggctcactggggatcatccaacgtggatcctcccatgggggatggagctggagcagcgcacgaagctcttcctgcactcggggcactcacagggcctctccctggtgtggaagtgctggTGAGTGACGATCTCTGAATtccacctgaagctcttctgacattccaagcactcatagggccgttccccagtgtggatcctgtggtgctCGGTGAGGTCAGAGGTCCCACTGAagctctccccacactccccacactcacagggcctctccccagtgtgggtgTTCTGGTGTTCCATCGgggtggagctgcagctgaaaccctgcccaTATTCCAAGCACGTGTGAGgtttctccctgccatgaggcttctccaccagctccgagctccgGCTGGATCTCTGGCcaccttcctggctcagggcggggagctctttcctccctgcagctccctgggctggatttgcagcctctcctcctgcaggatctctggggcttttcctccttctccatccagccacaccctaggaatgacaaatcctgctttggggaaaaccaaggTGGGAGCACCTTGGAATAgaggctcctcactgcccaagtccatccctagaactcagcaggagtcttgtgtccatggaaatctccactatatcaaggttcagcccaaaacaactctcccaggagttcctgatctctgatctctccacttttggcgttccagaggtttcctttccctgggatgATGGGGGTCCAATGGCTCCAGGGATTCCCCCTTCTCCGGCCTCCTGCTTAGGGATGATTCAAGGGCTTTTGGGGGTCCATGGGGTCCCTTCTGCCCTGATGCTCTACTTTGAGATCCCAGGGGTCCCAGTggtccctcctctccaggctccccccctttccagccagccgggggtcccccagctccaggatcacccttctctgctctgcccactctgggggtcccaggggttcctctcctctgctcccccgGATGTCCCCAGGACCAATGTCCTccccctggtggccctgggcaatggccacgtggactcccaaagatccccccaaggggctcagctctggggtcctgcaagatccaaacctacacacacacacacacacacacagagagaaaaaaacctcccaGGGTTTATGTGGGCCTCCCAGATGATATTTGGGGCTCAATTCCACaatctgcaagctccaaacacaccccaataaaaaaaccctctcagggacccccccgaTAGATTTGGgacgagctccccctcccctctcacctgcaggatgagctgggggcgATGGTCCCGGAGCCAAGGGTGCTGCGGCCACAGGGGTCACTggaacctcctgtttctcctccttttcctgctcctgctcctcctcttcctgctcctccttttcccctcctcctcctccttcctcatcccacctcctacccagttcctgccttctctatatttagagtggagaaccttgcttgtttttagaacgagaacaaagatcccagatggaacacggcttgctggttttagccagaagtgtcagtgactaaaggtcatgtttgctctgctttggtgccatccttgttcctcctcagtgttcaggctgggctatggggtgtccttgtttgctgcattttcagagttcctcctggatcctttgggcaacaggctgtgccctgggagggctctttgtgctcctttgtgacacaggagaaccttccaggcggtttctgcgtgagctgctgctgtgatgtcacaggagcactgccacgtccccgaggtgttcccgttgctgtggcacacggaggcctcagtgtccagagtggctctgggcactgctcgttgccggaggatcctcctgcccgaggcattctcagcagccagcccagccctgacgggtgtccttctgtgcttgcagggctacagtctgcagacgtgtgcagcgcagccaaaatgatccagcacgtggctgctgcagtttgcacgctgtactctgtggcgtatgcggggtattttttaacccacttggcacgtaagtcgaggttttccctcggtgctgtggctttgggcttgctgtgtgcttgctgttcttcctctgggcctgagctgactttgtaaccaaattgccatgaagacaccattgctttgggagagctcctggcagcagctgcagctggaaaagggggtgtctgcagccagcggggcgtgcacagcgtttgcaatgagccctggggggttctgttccctcaagcggggagtctgtggcagcagaacctggaactgcctgtccagccaagagctgacccagcccagtattttgtgctgttctcttgctgtgtgaagggactgtggctcctggagggacggtgtgaaagcaaaatgctctctcggggttgccttgctccggggcatttcccaccacaggcagtttttttcctgacagcatctggttcatgttccctctcccgttgcagggcacctcatgagtggatcccgagcagctcctccttcggtgagtgggaaaggaacctttggtgtttggaattgtgcagcaagttgTGAGCTCGGCATGTGGCAGCCATGTGCCcgcctgggaggctgaaggaaagttcctgtcagtgtccttgcagcagcaaagggatccctgggagttttctccttttctgctgaagagcttttgaagagctgcaggtctggttttgcaggcagagcattgcttgcTGGCTCTAGCCATGGTGGAATATGGAATTCCCAAGAATAAGGGGCAATGTCGACTTTAGCCCATTGTTAGTTGGAACAGCTCCgaacccaatttctgcttagtgcagctggatgtgcagctgagggtaaaTAAGGTGATAACTGAGACAGAACTTCCCGTCCCTCACGCTGCGgtctgtccacagggcacaaaagcagcaccagcacctcctctggctccctctgcttccaaagaggaggccaaaggggaggaaggcagcagtgagcttcccGCTGTTCCGGGGGATGATGGTGAACGTCCCTCAGTGATgggagatgacagtgaacttCTCGCTGTTCTGGGAGACGAGGGCGAACATCCCGCACTGTGGGAACACAACGGCGAGGCTCCTgcggtgtgggacaaggacagtggacatctcctGGTGTGGGAGGAGGACGGTGGATGTTCCCTGGTGCGGGACGAGGAGGctgaacttctcccagcatgggaagtGGACAGCGAACGTCCCCTGGCTTGCAAAGATGATGGCAAACCTGAagcgttttgggaagaggacggagaagctccctgtgcttgggaagaggacactgaacctccctcggctgtgggatcctgggctgaacattctgacagcagcacagccctgcagccagaggggagaggggagtggtgcctgatgcagctgagtacgtctgctctgttcctgtgtgccagagcagggtgctgtgtgtgtgtctcggcatcagctgcacccagtgctgctctgcagctgaatgtgccagggtcatttcttgtccttccccagctgagaccaaggggctgacggccccagggaggggggctgcattctggctctgctgcaaggcggggtctcactctgggagggagcgtcttccacgtggtttctttcagggaacaccgtgagcctggcggagcctgccgagaaatacctggaagtggagcagattggccaagggtaagtgcacggcagttacttctgcacaagcaggcccaggtgttgtgctggtgcaggatcaagtgagaagtcaggagagctccaaacacctccagacactggggtaccatcctgctgtccctcagtcctgatcagaattgatacctgtgctcagaaggcaccgtcaaaggcccctgaggctggcagtgtcctgcctgcagcaaggagcaggacctggaaaatcttctgtccctggaactggattgcctaaaagagccactcaccatctggtgactgtcagaaaacagttcccaaggagatttctttcaaatattttgcttcaaaaaatatcctccgGTCAGGATTATCAacctaatggtttagaaacagaaaccagagctgaactaataagtgctctattctagcacaggtagtagagcccatacattcagtaacagacacagagctgatgcattctgggggaaaatgcatcacctgcctgatggcagggcccttgtggatcctgcaggtcttaggcaggaaatgggaaaggatggaatgcattcttttccagttctttagacacccattgctcacttcaggttttgaactaAAGCAGTTTAGtgtggacatttgggatttgctccagcccaattccttggtgttgtgtctcagttttctctggcacaccttgcatggcagagggctggtggctgctgcgctgttgttggaagggtcgatgcccccaggtgtttgtgaacgctgcaggcagcagagatctcctgtctgggctggctttcactgccagggcctaaagcgctgctttttcttctctgctgttttgtctccagggctttcgGAACCGTTTCgaaaggactcgacagggccactggaggagaggtcagtgtcaacacgcccagcacgtctggcagctctccagggctctcccctctgctgggagctgtggctgcagctttgggggccagcagagctttcctgcacaggctgctcctctgcaggcagagccgtgtcagcctgcagagcacagctgggacagacttggtccttctgaagtgcccaatggaatgcaaggagggcaatggatgtgtgtgtttgctttgttgtgcaatcCCAGCCAGAGtagttgcatctgaaatcatgacccaatcccatagaactgctaaagggttcccagctgttttgctctgtttgcacagaaccagaattaccccctgcttgcagaatgtgtttgaacaataatgagagtgttgaggccatttgagaagactgtaggtgcagagaatgtggttagagcttggaggctgacagctgaggggccatttctgcagagcctgcaaggccaaatgtctctggccatgtgtcctgtaagcagcccccagcgagcagagcaatgggctgtgggaatggcacttgctgagctctggtgtcccatcccaaggcagttgggcacagcccggctccgtcgctccaaaaagactcgctccgtgtttgctgcggcctcctgccacagactcctccagttaaaggtctgcaatgtcccttcaggtggccataaagaaaatgagtctgagagggcagaacagggaacgagctgtgaatgagctcctgctcctgaagaacaagaagaaccccaacattgtcagctctttggacaggtgagtgcctcaggccttatcccgtgcccgggccctgccttaacctttcctggcatccgtagtctgtagcctgatttgaaaatgcctgacccagccgtatcttcccaaaacaacagcctggcagttcgctccctctgtgtgcttttgttgctttggtttggtttttccttcaagctgaccctgttttctgtgtcttacaacaagtgctggtaaaccacagcagaaattatttcccttgccttcttcttcccagccctttcccattgctgcagatgccaggaagaccaggttcttgttcccagaaatgcctcgtttgcccatttgtcactggccttgcctgtttctgaagggactttctgaaaggttttctgaccccttttgtcccaagtgctgcccggcctcctcccctggataaccctgggagctgtgttgccttgttctgcagggaagggtggaactgatgagttcagaagctgaaccagctgggggccagtgttgtggttccacattgatctgggcctttgctaaactgcatttttcacctgcttgccatctcaggcctctcctttctcacaggggtctcctcctttagactgtgcagatcccaagggctgtgcagcctggcaggaatgtctctccatcggattctgtcctcattgacaagtgacctggcaacaaacctccactc of the Anomalospiza imberbis isolate Cuckoo-Finch-1a 21T00152 chromosome 36, ASM3175350v1, whole genome shotgun sequence genome contains:
- the LOC137464076 gene encoding LOW QUALITY PROTEIN: class II histocompatibility antigen, B-L beta chain-like (The sequence of the model RefSeq protein was modified relative to this genomic sequence to represent the inferred CDS: inserted 1 base in 1 codon), giving the protein MGRVAAAGAVLVALVVLGAPPAAGAELSGVFQYVGKSECHFMNGTEKVRYLSRFIYNREQYAMFDCDVGHFLGFTPYGETAARYWNSDPDVMEQKRAAADWLCRYNHEYLSPFLTERRVSPSVSILLVPSGSQPGXCSVMDFYPAHTQLRWFQGQQELSVVATDMVPNKDWTYQLLVPLETSPWRGLTCSCQVEHVSLEHPLSWHWEMPLDAARSKMLSGIGGSELGFIFLALGAPEPPPAG